The Syngnathus acus chromosome 2, fSynAcu1.2, whole genome shotgun sequence genomic interval ATTCGATAAACAAAGTTAGAGgtattccttctttttttctctttctatgTTATCATTCGACTGGCTATTTTGCTGGTATTATAACGATTTAACTGCTTTTTATTATCTACCTCCAGTTAACCACCCTCAAGAATCGATAAACAAAGTTAGAGGTattccttcttttttctctttctatgTTATCATTCGACTGGTTATTTTGCTGGTATTATAACGATTTAACTGCTTTTTAATATCTACCTCCAGTTAAGCGTCGTGACACAGGGCGACGACTTCAAAGAGCGAGACGTACAGCCTTCTACAACACGCGGCATTCAACCACCAGGGGGCCTGAATCGACACGCGAGAGCCATCACCACAAGACTACAAGGCGTCCTGTAAAATGCAGTGGTAATTGTATCTACAAAAGTCGGTTACAAGAATGTTTTAAGGTAATACGTATTCTGGCAGATTTGGCCGAATCAAGATaggtcagatttttttttactacactATGTTGTTTCTATTGTGATtttcataaaaagaaatatcatGGAGCATCATAACCTTACGTCAGCAGAGTCGGATTTCTTAGCAAACATTGACGAAATAGATTTGCAACCACCTTGTGAAACAGACCAAAGAAGTGATACACCTGAGCTAGATTTGTCAGGCATTAACAATGATTTGCCGTCAACCAATGCGTCTACAAGCCAAATATCAGATTTGCTCAACATTGTGAACAATGCCTTGTTGGAGGGGGAAAACACAGACAGTCCTGATACTCTTGCCCACTTGCAAGTTGTCGTAGATGAGCTAAACATTCAAAGTCAGAATGAAGGTAGACAAAGTCCTACACTGATCCCGTCACAATTGCTAAACATGATAGCAGAATTAAATAACCAAGCTAACGATAGCAGCGGGCGTAGCAGTCCTGATATTCCTGCTGAATTGCTGAACATGATCCAAAATCTAAATACGCAGCCTCTGATTGACCCATTGACCGTTAAGCCTGTCGATTCAGCGCCGGTTGTTATTGATGACAGCACACCCGTATTTCAACACCATCGTGACAATGTTTCTGTAATAACTGTTGACACTCCACCGCCATTTCAGCCTAACAACTGCTCTGTTATAATTGATCACGAGATAGATGTTATTGATGACAGCACACCAGCGTTTCAACACATACCCCACCAATCTAACAACAGTTCTGTAATAACTGATCAGCGCGGCGGTTCTGTTGTAGTCAATAGACCGCATTTCAATAATATTGAGGTAAGGCGGCATTTAAATATACCATCACAAACGAATATCAATGATTTTGCAACCTTTTACCTCCAGATTGAGGAAAAAATAGATGACGTCTTGCGAGAGGTTGATGCGCGAACACAGCCAGGTGACGTGATTCAAGCTGAGTTAGTGGCTGGAAATGATAGGGCTCACATTTACCAGCAAAAGAGTGACATAAACTCTATCAGAGATAATGTATCGGCTCTGCTTGAACGTCTAGCTCAATCAAATGTAGAGCTTTTGGCTGATGAGAGCTTAGAGCTTATTGTCCAAATCGTCACCCCATTGCGTGGTGGAATGCGTCGCCAATTGAacggtgttaaacgctgagcctgaagtccaggaacagcaaccgcacgtgggtgttcctctcctccaggtgagccaggctcaggtgaagaacggaggagatggcatcctcagtagagcggttctgccggtaggcaaactggaacggatcgaatgttggggggagtctggagacgatgtgttctttgagcagcctttcgaagcacttcatcatgatgggagtcagtgccacaggtctgtagtcattcaatgaggtgatttgaggtttcttcggcaccggaatgatggaggcagccttgaagcatactggcactttggcttggtccagcgagatgttaaaaatgtctgtgatgacaccagccagctggcctgcacattccttgaacacccgcccaggtatgttgtcggggcctggggccttacgtgggttgactcttctcagagtcttccacacgtcggctgagtcaaggcagagggcctcctcttcctggtggggaacagttttaactgcaggagtgctgtttagtgcctcaaaacgcccaaagaagttatttagaccatttaggaagtcagcatcaacctcacccaccgggggggagggtaagttgtagtccgtgatcgcccgtatgccttgccacatactcctggtgttattggcgtcgtggaaaaaatcctgaatttttcgactgtggcttcgcttcgctagcctgatggcacggttcaagttggctctcgctgtcctcagtgcctccttgtcgccagacttgaaggctgagttccgtgctcgtagcgtatgacgtacctcctcagtcatccagggtcgttggttggctcgggtgatgatgttcttagtggtgctgacgtcctcggagcatttgttgatgtaggctgacacagtcatggcgtactcatcaatgtcgatctgattgttatatgttgctgctgatctgaacatgtcccagtcagagcactcaaagcagtcctggagtgcctccatggccccctcagaccacaccctcacctgcttcactgtgggttttgctctgatcagcaggggcctgtatgcagggattagcataacaggtctgaagagccgaggtgggggcggggggctgctctgaatgcatcctttatattggtgtaaaccaagtccagagtgttctctccccgagttggaaaatccacgtgttggtaaaaatgagggagaatagtcttcatgttagcctggttgaagtccccagcaatgatgaaaactccctctgtgtgcgtggattgcagctcactgattgtccgatagagaacactcatggcctctttagtattagcgctaggaggcacatacacagccgtgatgctaacaacagtaaactctctgggcaggtagaagggtctgcagttaacagtcaaaagctcgatgtccgaagagcagaagctggcgacagatctagcatttttgcaccagttgttgttgatgtagacacacagcccacctcctcgggatttaccgcttagctcgctgtttctgtcggcgcggaatgtagcgagcccctccaggctaacgccGTTGTTcggtattgatgagttcagccatgtctccgtcaggatgagagcgcagcagtttctaacctccctctttgaagagagttccagttgtagatggtccattttattatccagtgagcggacgttggagaggaagatggatggaagcggcggtttgtaggggttagctttaagcttagccgttagcccacctcgacagccgcgctttcgccgccggtcacaccgcctacgcttactcctcctccggcgtgtgctgcccggcgagcccgctgcatcgtgagcttctggggctagcgccctaagcactccgaggctacgtaaacagactagggtagttgtggctacgagtccgaaaacacttgatgaccgtacctccagcaggcgctggcaatcatacactaatctactggatggataaactaaactttgtgttgtttgtagtgtcctaggcgacatattttgtgaaaatactcGTCGGTTGTTGAGAGCTGtggcggccgcggccaactggggcgccgccatcttggaagaTGCAGATGGTTTACACAAACCCTTTCTTATCTGCTGTAAATCAAATAGACTGGCGAAACAGTGGTTTGGCACAGACTGTGTTGACAAATTTCTCACATTTTTTCGAAACCCCCGGTTTAAACAAACGACATTTGTTGCACATAATGCGAGAGGCTTTGATTCATACATCTTGATAAGGAGAATGCTTGAATTAGGTATCAAACTTGACATTCTGATGCAGGGGAGCAAAGTTCTATCATTTGTCGATTTAGACACAAAATCTCGTTATAAGACTCGCTGTCATTCTTAACGATGCCGTTAAGCGCGATGCCTAAGGCCCTGGGGTTTGAAGACAAATCAAAGGGTTGTTTTCCACATAAATTCAGCTCTTTAGAACATCTAAACTACGTAGGGTGTCACCCTGACCCTACGTACTACGATATCGAACGAATGTCACCCTCTCAATGAGCTAAGTTTGATGAATGGTATGTCAAAGAAGCTAGCGGTGTGTTCGATTTTGCTAAACAGG includes:
- the LOC119116685 gene encoding uncharacterized protein LOC119116685, which encodes MEHHNLTSAESDFLANIDEIDLQPPCETDQRSDTPELDLSGINNDLPSTNASTSQISDLLNIVNNALLEGENTDSPDTLAHLQVVVDELNIQSQNEGRQSPTLIPSQLLNMIAELNNQANDSSGRSSPDIPAELLNMIQNLNTQPLIDPLTVKPVDSAPVVIDDSTPVPPPFQPNNCSVIIDHEIDVIDDSTPAFQHIPHQSNNSSVITDQRGGSVVVNRPHFNNIEVRRHLNIPSQTNINDFATFYLQIEEKIDDVLREVDARTQPGDVIQAELVAGNDRAHIYQQKSDINSIRDNVSALLERLAQSNVELLADESLELIVQIVTPLRGGMRRQLNGVKR